The region GATCGCGCCCGTCGCCATGGAGGAAGGCCTGCGCTTCGCCATCCGCGAAGGCGGCAAAACCGTCGGCGCCGGCGTCGTCTCCAAAATCATCGAGTGACGGGATCATCGAGTGAGGGCTTGATCGCCGCCGACGTGCACGGCATGTATCGGGACGGCGCTGAAGGAGTGTAGCTCAATTGGCAGAGCACCGGTCTCCAAAACCGGCGGTTGGGGGTTCGAGTCCCTCCACTCCTGCCACTGCTTCGATGTGACGCGATCACGCACACGCTTCACGACACACCCGGCGCGCTCCGCTTCGGCGGAGCGCGCCACGTTGTCCCGGCCTCCGCGCCGGGATCCGGTCCACGGGTGAGGGCGATGGCCTCGAAGTTCAATCCCGGCCAGTTCATCCGCGAGGTGCGCCACGAAACCAGCAAGGTGACGTGGCCGAGCCGGCGCGAAACGGCGATCACGACCGTCATGGTACTGGCTTTCACCGCACTGGCTGCGATCTTCCTGTTCCTCGTGGATCAGGTCATTTCACTCGGTGTGTCGTTCATCCTGGGCGTTGGAGGCTGAGGCCGTGGCCGAAGAGGCACAGCAGGCGACGGATCGGCGCCGGTGGTACGTTATTCACGCGTATTCCGGTTTCGAGAAAAAGGTCGCCGACTCCATCCGTGAGCAGGCGCGGCAGCAGGGGCTGGACAATCTCTTCGACGAGGTTCTCGTGCCCACCGAGGAAGTCGTGGAGATGAAGCGCGGCCAGAAGGTCAGTTCGGAGCGCAAGTTCTTCCCGGGCTACGTGCTGGCGCGGATGGCGATGACGGACCAGACGTGGCACTTGGTGAAGAACACGCCGAAGGTCACGGGCTTCCTGGGCGCGCGCGGCAAGCCGTCGCCGATCTCCGACAGCGAGGCCGAGCGCATTCTCAATCAGGTGCGCGAGGGCGTGGAGAGCCCCAAGCCCTCGGTCACCTTCGAGGTGGGCGAACAGGTGCGCGTCGTGGACGGCCCCTTCACCTCGTTCACGGGCACGGTCGAAGAGGTCGACATGGAGCGTGCCCGCGTGAAGGTGGCGGTGTCCATCTTCGGCCGCTCGACGCCGGTGGAGCTGGAGTTCTCCCAGGTCGAAAAACAGGGCTGACAGCGCGCCGGCGCCGCCGCGTGGCTCTTGCCCGCGCGGCGCCGGCGTTGTGAGCACGCGCTTCGCTGCGGCGGAGCGCGCGGGTGGAGCGGTTCCGGCCGGTCCGCCCGGCGAGAGCCTTCGGGAGGCGCCGCCATACGCCGCACCGAAGGACCCTTTGAACGCAGCGACGAAAGGGTTGCACTATGGCGAAAAAGATCGTCGGCCAGATCAAGCTGGAGATCCCGGCGGGGAAGGCCAATCCCTCGCCGCCGGTCGGGCCGGCGCTGGGTCAGCGCGGGCTGAACATCATGGAGTTCTGCAAGGCCTTCAACGCGGCCACGCAGAACATGGAGCCGGGCACGCCGACGCCCGTCCTCATCACGGCCTTCTCGGACCGGTCCTTCCGCTTCGAGACCAAGACGCCGCCGGCCACCTTCTACCTCAAGCGTGCCGCCGGGATTAAGGGCGGTTCGTCCGATTGCCGCGTGCGCAAGGTCGGCAAGGTGACGGTCTCGCAGGTGCGCGAGATCGCCGAGAAGAAGA is a window of Limimonas halophila DNA encoding:
- the rplK gene encoding 50S ribosomal protein L11, whose protein sequence is MAKKIVGQIKLEIPAGKANPSPPVGPALGQRGLNIMEFCKAFNAATQNMEPGTPTPVLITAFSDRSFRFETKTPPATFYLKRAAGIKGGSSDCRVRKVGKVTVSQVREIAEKKMPDLNCYDVETAVGIIKGSARSIGIDVVED
- the secE gene encoding preprotein translocase subunit SecE, with product MASKFNPGQFIREVRHETSKVTWPSRRETAITTVMVLAFTALAAIFLFLVDQVISLGVSFILGVGG
- the nusG gene encoding transcription termination/antitermination protein NusG; this translates as MAEEAQQATDRRRWYVIHAYSGFEKKVADSIREQARQQGLDNLFDEVLVPTEEVVEMKRGQKVSSERKFFPGYVLARMAMTDQTWHLVKNTPKVTGFLGARGKPSPISDSEAERILNQVREGVESPKPSVTFEVGEQVRVVDGPFTSFTGTVEEVDMERARVKVAVSIFGRSTPVELEFSQVEKQG